A stretch of DNA from Chelonoidis abingdonii isolate Lonesome George chromosome 8, CheloAbing_2.0, whole genome shotgun sequence:
gtagtagctatcccactgtgcaagtGGCCgtagggtgctttgggaagggtttgcagcgCCTCATGGGACAGACACAGTGTTATATGAtccaggtttcccaatcccattgttccatagGTATtctactacattgccagctgcttttcaactgaaggggccggggggtgggtggggaggcgggtgtgtgtgtgtgtaagggagagagacagtgtgttttggggtaCAGTGTGTCAatatgctgtcttgtaagttcagacagtggcaggaagcaaccagtcctgggggaaggaggaaaccctgacatcagacccccccccccccgcctccggCTCTCTGCATAGGTAGATATATACTGTCTCTGTGCTCAATAGCatgagcattccacattaatggtttgctttgtggcCCAGAGCAGATCAGCCAGCACAGCACACACAGGCTGTCAGAAACTGTGCTTTGAAAGGGGGGGAAGGCATGTCTTTGGGGCAGCCGAGCTCAAAACAATGAGTAGAGCggtcacttgaggcattatgggacagctcaaGGGGCCAATTACAGTGCAAAAAGCAATTGAGTGTCTACGCTGGCAATAGAGCGCTGGAGCCTCTGCGCAAATAGCTTTAAGACTCTtgttgaggtgggttttttttgcagtgctgcagctgaggagtTTTTGTGCACAAAGTgtcttggcagtgtgtacacatcTGCAGTTTGAacgcaaaaagctgctttactgcgcagaaacttgccagtgtagacaagctcttggTCGTTTAAGTTTTGTTATAAATGTTTTTTCCAGGGTGAGATCTTGTGTGCCATGTTCAAGTATTAATTCTGTGGAAATATGTTATGAGAAAATTGTAAAGCCCCAGATATGTAATGGGAACACTGGCAGAACCTCAACTGCCAAATTGTAAAGACAGCATTATAATGAACTGTAtgtgtccattccattgtagccAACCCACAGTTGTAATAGTTTGACAACAAAAAGGAAATAGATATGGCTGTTAACAATTTCAAGATATGCTAAAGTGTAGTGTTTAAAATATCTCAAGAATGAACAAATGAATTTATTGCAGTGTTCCGGTGGGCTGCTTTTGATAGCGCACATAATTATTAAGAACTGACTCTGAGGTAAACAGAAAATCATCACATTGGTAGTACAGTATCACTTTTTATTTCTGGAGAaattgtgttgtttgttttttttaaacctgaaacTTTGCACACACATGTTTTAGTTCAAATTTGtattgatgtattttaaaaaatagtcttAGAGGTAACTGTACCATTGTCTACACCAAAGAGCTTATGCTGACAAAACCATTTCATGTACGTGCAGCATACACCAATGTAAGGAATTTTTCTGCTGATGTAGGAAGCCACCTCCCAAAACAATgttagctatgctgacagaagccatcgtttgtcagcatagctgtgtctgtGCCAGgagttttgtcagcatagctgtaTTAGTAGGGgttgtgtgtttttcacaccccttactTATATAGCTATGTGggtatatgttttaaaatgtatagcaagtgtgtgtgtattttgaaaGAGAGGTTCCTATGCCCACCTAGCAGCATTTAAAGCCAGGTTTTGAATCCCATGCCATCAAAAGTTAAGATTCCAGGTTCAAACTATCTCCATATTTAACTGATCTGAAATTTTAACTGGCGTTGCATGGGCTTTCGTGTTTTTTATCACATCATAATCATCCCAGTCAGGAAATTACATGCCAAAAATATTTATCTAAAATTCTAGCTTAAACTTTGATTCACAGTCAAAACTTGATTGAACCCACAATATCAAGTTAAAGTAGGGTGCTAGTCTTAAATTTGCCAAGCTGTGAATCATGCCATGTCTAATAATTGAATACTGTTATGATTGGCAGTATAGAATATCCTATATAttggaagcaattttttttaatgtcttctgGCCTTTCAAACCCCATCCCTTTGACTACACTGTCTGCTCTTGGTGCCCCAACCATAGAAATGGATGGAACTCTCTTTTTAGTTTAGAGGTCATCAATACATCTCTTACATTAGGTAAACGGGTGTAACAGGGTTCAAGAtccgcccctcttcctggggccctcTTGCTGCCCCCagtaaggctcagagaggtttCAAGATTGTGCAACACCTGTGTCTTTATTTACTTAAAGTTGTTCCACCACCAATTTCCATCTGTATAGAAGCTTTACAGGATTAGTCACCTCCTTTACAGGCAGAGTCAGCCTTCAGCTAGGAGGCCTCCAGTTCCCTCCCTGACTGACTTCTCCCTGGCTGTATCATGCCttctggctccctcccagcctttatagcccttggctTATCAGGCCAGCATCAGGCCTTGTCCATCAGCCCCAACATGCTTCCCTTgtttggagctgactgggcagggctaattaggtgcttttgcaccagcaccctgcttcAAGGGGTCACTGCAGAGCCAAAGCTCTTAAAGAGGTTGAGCAGGAGTATACAATTCTTTGTGGCCGAGAAACCAAGAGGCCAGGCTTATGTGTCTCTTTTAGTAATGCAGGACATTAAACACAGGATCACTGCCACGTTAGTATTTTTATGCAGAACATCTACTTTCAgtgaataaataaatggaaatcaATGGGCCCCAGTCACACTTTTGGACATAGTTGTGTTTATATATTAATCATTCTTCTGACTTACGTTTTCCTTATAATCTACCTCTATCCTCCTTCATCTTACATAATGTAAAATCTACTAGTTTCCTGAAGCCCAAAATTTTATACTGGATTTGTTCTGAAACTTATGCAGTGGATATTGAAGCTTCCAAATATGCAGTCTGTGTAATTCTTCCTAGTTTTTGTTCAATAACACTGGAATACAGCAAtaataactatttttttctttccagaataGAGTATGGCAGAGAGACCAGCGAGATATGCGGGCAATTCAGCCTGATGCGGGATATTATAATGATGTAAGTGCAAATCTTTATATATGCTTCTGAAGCTCTTATTGTAGTTGCTAAAACTCTTCTACTGAAAAGTAGGATTCTGCCTCTGTATACCAAAGTTCTCTATTTGCACTTGAGAGGTGACTTAGAGGGCATCTTCATGCTATGTTCCCCTGCACTAAAGGAACCTTTTTGTCCCAAGAAGAGAGCCTGAAGGTTAATGGACTCTTTCAGTCCTCTTCTAGTGAAGTGAAATTGCTAAAGTTCAGGTGTTGAAAGGTTAGTTGCAtttgatgagatgatggtgtctGTGTTCCTGAGACGGTGAAAGTAGTATCTGCTGATTTCAAACTCTGAACATGTTTGATTGATTGATTCCTACAGTCAAATGCTTGTTTTTCCAGAAATGAGCCTTCTGGGCCTCTGCTTTTCTTGCTTCTTTCCCAAGATGCAGGTTGAAACGTTGTTGCTaaaattcttttctttcctcatttACAGCTGGTCCCTCCTATAGGAATGCTGAATAATCCTATGAATGCTGTAACAACAAAATTTGTTAGGACATCTACCAATAAAGTAAAATGCCCAGTGTTTGTTGTCAGGGTGAGTATTATGTGGGCCTGGGCTAGAAGATTTGTTCCCAGGTGTGATTAGTTAACTgcgaaatatttgtaataaaattagAATGGCAAGATAAAACTAGAAATGTTTCTAAGTAAAACCATTGTGCAGGATTCCAGGTCTTGGGCACCCCAAGGCTATTTCAAAACTTGGACTGACATCATCATCTTTTCTACAGAGGATTCTAGGAACCCTGGAATAATTAATCAATTTATTCACTGTTTGATTTGTACATATTTCACCTTCAGTCTAATTTTCTCAACTTTATTTTGTACCAATGTGTCTAAACATTATCTTGAGGGAACCAGCTCGAAGGAAGAGAGTAGTTCAGTCACCATGCCTATTCAATCCTTGCAATCTACTAGCTTGCCTGCAAGGGTGCCAGGATTCTAGTAGTAGTGGCCTGTTTGATGAGGACACCTGTTCACTAGAACTGGATTGAAGCCATCAAACTCCTTTCAGATAGGTGACTTGACAGCCACCTTCTGATAACTCCTGGTCACTAGTGTTTTGGGCtgaatttgaactggtgacctagagaTGAAAAGCCCTATATCCTTTGACTaccatcttttcttttcctttttttttttttctttcttcccttcctaCCTTCCAGTACAGAGTCACTTTATAAATCCAAATGCTTTATAATCTCATGTAGGCACTTGTATTTTAGCAATGCTGAAGGATACAGGAAAGGTGTCTGGGCACTGTCTATACAATGTAATTCAATTTTTCTCTTGCAGTGGACTCCTGAAGGGAGGCGCTTGGTCACTGGGGCTTCTAGTGGAGAGTTCACCTTGTGGAATGGATTGACTTTCAATTTTGAAACAATATTACAGGTAACTGCATCCAGCAAGCTGTCTGCATCTTTCTCTGAGATTGTAAAGAATATTGTAGTCATGCATCTCCACGTACTGATCGTTGGCTAGTGGACTACATTCAGTCCTGAGAGCTAGGGGCACCTGAGTGCTTCACCTGCGCAGTCCCTGACTCCTGTTGTGATCTTGGGCAATTGTTTAATGTTTTGAGCTGCACCTCCCTGTCTGAACTATAGAGATAATATTTCTGACTTGTTTTCAAGGGAATATGGTGGGGATTTAATATGTTTTAAGTATTGGAGACACAGTGCAAGTattttatatatggagatatacctgtctcatagaagtggaagggaTCCTGCAAGGTCAtagagttcagccccctgccttcactagcaggaccaagttttgatttttgtcccagatccttaagtggctcccttaaggattgaacttgcaagcctggatttagcaggccagtgctcaagccactgagctatttcCCTTCAGTGCCCACACAGGGGCTTGAACCCTCAGATTAAGAGTCTGATGCTCTACCAACTGATCTAGCCGGGCTTAAGCTCTTCACAAGTAAATTGTGCACTGCACTGTGCAAGAAACATAAAATAGTCTCTCCCTGAGGAGCTTGCAGATCTGAATATTCTCCATTTCTTTCATTCCCTTGTCAGAAATGTTAAATGTACATCTTCTGAATGAATTTTGTGTTCATGTGGGTTAGGTAACATTTGAACGTATTTGTTAGAAGTTTTATTTTTGACTCCTCAGGCTCACGACAGCCCTGTAAGGGCCATGACATGGTCTCACAATGATATGTGGATGCTGACAGCAGACCACGGGGGATATGTGAAATACTGGCAGTCCAACATGAACAACGTCAAGATGTTCCAGGCACATAAGGAGGCGATTAGAGAGGCCAGGTTTATACACAATATACCATTTTCTGTAGTACCTATTTCCATAATTAGACTGTTCTCTAAGTGTATTCTGGGTGCAGAGATGCATGGGTTCTGTCAGATTCTGGGAAACTTCATGCTCCAAGTAAacacaatattttcttttgtttccacATTCTCACCGTTTTGCTGGCAACTTTCTGAAATAGTATTGTCCCAGTATCTGCCTCTGCAATATGTTAGAGATGTATTTGTCTGCCGCATTTTGCACTGGTATTCTTTTCATTTATATATGGTGACGATGTGTATCAGTTATTCCTTTTTATACGGACTGTGTAAGACAATTTCATTCCAAATAAAGAATTCAGTCTTTAATAATCTaactgaataaaatataaaaccttCAGAAACAAAACACCTACATAGTTctcacaaaataataataataataataaaaaaaagactaaataaaatgaagaacTGCTTGGCTTGGTGAGGCCAAGGTTTCCACTAATACTGAAGACCCACACAGAGTGCCACATCCAGAAGTCTAATGTTAACATTGAATGGGTTCTTAAGCTTTGAAGCTGTAAGCAGACCATTGAAAAGAAGATTGTAGGACATTTTCTTGATTCAGTGTTGATACCGCAGTtgtgcaaatgtgtattttatataaaaatggagTTAAGTGATATTTTCAGTGAGTTGTATATGAAAGATGTTTCTAAAGTAAATATGGATGAATCTTTTAGTAAGATGTGT
This window harbors:
- the WDR33 gene encoding pre-mRNA 3' end processing protein WDR33 isoform X3, coding for MATEIGSPPRFFHMPRFQHQAPRQLFYKRPDFAQQQAMQQLTFDGKRMRKAVNRKTIDYNPSVIKYLENRVWQRDQRDMRAIQPDAGYYNDLVPPIGMLNNPMNAVTTKFVRTSTNKVKCPVFVVRWTPEGRRLVTGASSGEFTLWNGLTFNFETILQAHDSPVRAMTWSHNDMWMLTADHGGYVKYWQSNMNNVKMFQAHKEAIREASFSPTDNKFATCSDDGTVRIWDFLRCHEERILRDLWPTWISTHDNMDEERE
- the WDR33 gene encoding pre-mRNA 3' end processing protein WDR33 isoform X4 — protein: MATEIGSPPRFFHMPRFQHQAPRQLFYKRPDFAQQQAMQQLTFDGKRMRKAVNRKTIDYNPSVIKYLENRVWQRDQRDMRAIQPDAGYYNDLVPPIGMLNNPMNAVTTKFVRTSTNKVKCPVFVVRWTPEGRRLVTGASSGEFTLWNGLTFNFETILQAHDSPVRAMTWSHNDMWMLTADHGGYVKYWQSNMNNVKMFQAHKEAIREASFSPTDNKFATCSDDGTVRIWDFLRCHEERILRVSWK